The following proteins are co-located in the Brevibacillus laterosporus DSM 25 genome:
- a CDS encoding SEC-C metal-binding domain-containing protein yields the protein MYRVIQRLILRLKPEYKQEWNTKQKEVSEELPFRLFCNLLSGAEVFQSIYYPSSTGKSGKKEWCENDGIIIFDDHLIVIEVKAGSFTYTPPSTDFPAYIQSIKTLIKSPRDQAKRFIDYLFSADTVTIYDEQHNPIRNLRSSDFRQVTICGITIDNFNSFAARASKLTPLGVELNLTPVWSISVDDLRVYLDYFDSPSKFTHFIEQRYEAAQSEEIELFDELDHLGMYIKHNHYVTRAQESGGRRVLWHGYREELDNYFVKLIFDEETPDKPKQNIPVMIEDIIKMLDNQAKKGRCKVVSSLLDLDGETRDQIDTQIKTVLKRQSETRRLMPLSLFGEAKITIACNQEGITSFSNEYVNDYILATLLRTNDSERLGLYLTYSTDGVLIDVDFSYLTKDDIPDARKEEIEKKSVEYAESRIASFKKQTGANKIGRNDLCPCGSGKKYKRCCSN from the coding sequence TTGTACAGAGTTATTCAAAGATTAATACTCCGTCTAAAGCCAGAATATAAGCAAGAATGGAACACAAAGCAGAAGGAAGTTTCTGAAGAACTCCCCTTCAGATTATTTTGTAATCTGTTAAGTGGGGCTGAAGTCTTCCAATCCATTTATTATCCTAGCAGTACAGGTAAGTCAGGAAAGAAGGAATGGTGCGAAAACGATGGAATTATCATTTTTGACGACCATCTTATAGTCATTGAAGTTAAAGCGGGGTCTTTTACGTATACACCACCTAGTACCGATTTCCCTGCTTACATTCAGTCTATAAAGACTCTTATTAAAAGCCCGAGGGATCAAGCTAAACGTTTTATTGATTATTTATTTAGTGCAGACACTGTTACAATTTATGATGAACAGCATAATCCAATACGGAATCTAAGGAGTTCGGATTTTAGACAAGTTACCATATGTGGTATTACAATCGATAATTTTAATTCTTTTGCCGCTAGAGCATCAAAACTTACTCCACTTGGGGTTGAACTCAACCTAACGCCAGTATGGAGTATCTCAGTTGACGACTTAAGGGTTTATTTAGACTACTTTGACTCTCCAAGTAAGTTTACACACTTTATTGAACAAAGATATGAAGCTGCTCAATCAGAAGAAATCGAATTATTTGATGAACTAGATCATTTGGGTATGTATATTAAGCATAATCACTATGTTACTAGAGCACAAGAAAGCGGTGGACGTCGAGTTTTATGGCATGGGTATCGTGAAGAATTGGATAACTACTTTGTGAAATTAATTTTTGATGAAGAAACACCTGATAAACCCAAACAAAATATCCCAGTCATGATAGAAGATATAATTAAGATGCTGGATAATCAAGCAAAAAAGGGAAGATGTAAAGTTGTAAGTTCTCTCCTTGATTTAGATGGAGAAACTAGAGATCAAATAGATACACAAATTAAAACTGTTTTAAAAAGGCAAAGTGAAACTAGAAGATTAATGCCGCTGAGCTTATTTGGAGAAGCGAAGATAACCATTGCTTGTAATCAAGAAGGCATAACTTCTTTTTCAAATGAGTATGTCAATGACTATATACTGGCTACATTACTTAGAACAAACGATAGTGAAAGGTTAGGTCTTTATCTGACTTATTCAACCGATGGTGTATTGATTGATGTTGACTTTTCTTATCTAACAAAAGATGACATACCAGATGCAAGAAAAGAGGAGATTGAAAAAAAGTCAGTCGAATATGCGGAATCAAGAATTGCATCGTTTAAAAAACAAACTGGGGCTAATAAAATCGGTCGAAACGATTTATGTCCATGTGGCAGTGGGAAGAAATATAAGAGGTGTTGTAGCAACTGA
- a CDS encoding TOPRIM nucleotidyl transferase/hydrolase domain-containing protein — protein sequence MTYINDNTKSLRFLIGMNGSGKTYALNKALKVHEQHAILVTEDGMPIIPRHMNQVSVNIEKMSYSYTDEASRGQSGRATEEESISDRVQKVVLYCNDIKRKLNLFKKKSKGQEKLFNMMAIFTNYNLNHIKAVYFDEPENFLDEEFLKVIAEFFRLLVDSSFIVRVATHNSRLLNILMVSLEDIIFFNSHTQFLVSNDEMKELYGLASSEIEEIREANRIQTDASIKYKLDLLNYPLAFDNFVEQSLKSEEFYRCLFYKKVIIVEGISDIIALSSMKNEFESSIEIFNPNGKAFIPFFVYLFLKLKKEVVVIIDDDIPEQDENTNLKHPVAITHLLRKFATMGDIRLVLHTPDLEGFYNIDLVEIGKNLGMSSSVRNSNKGWNKSLAAFIFFSDESNKQRLRNHVFGMEGDTHFEFL from the coding sequence ATGACTTATATTAACGATAATACGAAGTCCTTAAGGTTTTTAATCGGTATGAATGGTTCTGGGAAAACTTATGCTTTAAATAAAGCATTAAAAGTGCATGAACAACATGCAATTTTGGTTACGGAAGATGGAATGCCTATAATACCTAGACATATGAATCAAGTATCTGTAAATATCGAAAAAATGTCTTACAGCTATACGGATGAGGCCTCTCGTGGTCAATCAGGTAGAGCAACTGAGGAGGAAAGCATATCCGATAGAGTACAGAAAGTAGTTTTGTATTGTAATGACATTAAAAGAAAACTAAATCTCTTCAAAAAGAAGTCTAAAGGGCAAGAAAAATTATTCAATATGATGGCAATATTCACGAATTATAATTTGAATCATATTAAAGCAGTATATTTTGATGAGCCAGAAAATTTTTTGGATGAAGAGTTTTTAAAAGTAATTGCGGAGTTTTTCCGTTTATTAGTCGATAGTAGTTTTATAGTGAGAGTGGCAACACATAATTCCCGACTACTTAACATATTAATGGTCAGTTTAGAGGATATAATTTTCTTTAATTCTCATACACAATTCCTAGTTTCAAATGATGAGATGAAAGAATTATACGGGTTGGCATCTTCCGAAATAGAAGAAATTCGTGAAGCTAATAGAATACAAACTGATGCCTCAATTAAATACAAATTAGATTTATTAAACTATCCTCTAGCTTTTGATAATTTTGTAGAACAATCTTTAAAGAGTGAGGAGTTTTACAGATGTTTATTTTATAAGAAGGTAATCATTGTCGAGGGGATTTCGGATATCATAGCTTTATCTTCAATGAAAAATGAATTTGAGAGCTCGATTGAAATTTTTAATCCAAACGGCAAGGCCTTCATACCTTTCTTTGTTTATTTGTTTCTAAAATTAAAAAAAGAAGTAGTTGTAATAATCGATGATGATATTCCTGAGCAGGATGAGAATACAAATTTAAAACATCCTGTTGCTATAACTCATCTACTGAGAAAATTTGCAACAATGGGTGATATAAGACTTGTTTTACACACGCCTGATTTAGAAGGTTTTTATAATATTGATCTCGTTGAAATTGGGAAAAACTTGGGTATGTCAAGTTCAGTTCGAAATTCTAATAAAGGATGGAATAAATCTCTAGCCGCTTTTATTTTCTTTAGTGATGAAAGCAACAAACAACGATTAAGAAATCACGTATTTGGCATGGAAGGGGATACTCATTTCGAGTTCCTTTAA
- a CDS encoding thiol-activated cytolysin family protein: MRILNRLKATKLLICLSTSLCIINYPFISFAEKSNINVDSETSKPIDIDTGIANLNYNVHDILAVDGDQIDSYVPTEGVKSNGKFIVVKREKKSLTTSPVDISIIDSVASRTYPGAIQLANDSFVANQPTLLMAKRKPLNISIDLPGMKRENSITVENPTYGNVSGAIDELVSTWSEKYSTSNTLPARLQYAESMVYSKNQIASALNVNSKILNNSLGIDFNAIASGEKKVMVAAYKQIFYTVNAELPDNPSDLFDDSVTFKDLTRKGVSDEAPPVMVSNVAYGRTIYVKLETTSKSKDVQAAFKALLKNTNVEASGQYKDIFEDSSFTAVVLGGDSKEHNKVVTKDFDEIRNIIKDNAEFSLKNPAYPISYTSVFLKDNSIAAIHNNTDYIETTSTEYSKGKIILDHHGAYVAQFEVSWDEFSYDEDGNEVLTHKTWDGNSKNRTAHFSTVIPLPPNSKNIRILAKECTGLAWEWWRTILNEYNVPLTNEIKVSIGGTTLHPSASISH; encoded by the coding sequence TTGAGAATTCTAAACCGTTTAAAAGCAACAAAATTACTCATTTGTTTAAGCACAAGTTTATGCATTATTAATTATCCTTTTATTTCCTTTGCTGAAAAATCTAATATTAATGTAGACAGTGAAACAAGCAAGCCTATTGACATTGATACTGGAATAGCTAACTTAAACTATAACGTTCACGATATTTTAGCAGTAGATGGTGATCAAATAGATAGTTATGTTCCAACAGAAGGTGTTAAATCAAATGGTAAATTTATAGTGGTTAAACGAGAGAAAAAATCACTTACAACTTCACCAGTGGATATTTCTATTATTGATTCTGTGGCGAGTCGTACCTATCCAGGCGCAATACAACTTGCAAACGACTCTTTTGTGGCAAATCAACCTACTTTATTAATGGCCAAGAGAAAACCATTGAATATTAGTATAGATTTACCTGGGATGAAAAGAGAAAATTCAATAACTGTTGAAAACCCAACATATGGTAATGTATCTGGAGCAATTGATGAATTAGTATCTACTTGGAGTGAAAAGTATTCAACATCAAATACTTTACCTGCAAGACTACAGTATGCAGAATCCATGGTTTATAGCAAAAATCAAATAGCAAGTGCTCTTAATGTTAACTCTAAAATTCTTAACAATTCACTGGGAATTGACTTTAATGCTATTGCTAGCGGAGAAAAGAAAGTGATGGTTGCTGCGTATAAGCAAATATTTTATACGGTAAATGCAGAGCTACCAGACAATCCATCAGATCTCTTTGATGATAGTGTTACTTTTAAGGATCTGACCCGTAAAGGGGTAAGTGATGAAGCTCCACCTGTTATGGTGTCAAATGTAGCTTATGGCAGAACCATTTATGTGAAATTAGAAACAACCTCTAAGAGCAAAGATGTACAAGCTGCATTTAAAGCCTTACTCAAGAATACCAATGTAGAAGCTAGCGGACAGTACAAAGACATTTTTGAAGATAGCTCCTTTACTGCTGTAGTATTAGGAGGAGATTCAAAAGAGCATAACAAAGTTGTTACAAAAGACTTTGATGAAATACGAAATATTATTAAAGATAATGCAGAATTTAGTCTAAAAAATCCAGCATACCCTATTTCATATACTAGTGTTTTCTTAAAAGATAATTCAATCGCTGCTATTCATAATAATACAGACTATATTGAGACTACCTCTACAGAATATTCTAAAGGTAAAATCATTCTTGATCATCATGGTGCATACGTTGCTCAATTTGAAGTATCCTGGGATGAATTTTCATATGATGAAGATGGAAATGAGGTACTTACCCACAAAACTTGGGATGGAAACTCCAAAAACAGAACAGCTCATTTCTCTACCGTAATACCACTTCCACCTAATTCTAAAAATATAAGAATTTTGGCCAAAGAATGCACAGGTCTAGCATGGGAATGGTGGAGAACGATTCTTAATGAATACAATGTTCCATTAACTAATGAAATAAAAGTTTCAATTGGAGGAACTACATTACATCCATCAGCTAGTATTAGCCACTAG
- a CDS encoding tyrosine-type recombinase/integrase gives MERWKCFFVFFNAEGKSFYPESPYLWFRTFLKKHHLRYIRFHNLRLTSATILINQGVQAKIISERLGHPSISTTMNVYGHALQSADEEAANKFESIFQPKASGTTK, from the coding sequence TTGGAAAGGTGGAAATGTTTTTTTGTATTCTTTAATGCTGAAGGTAAGTCATTTTATCCAGAATCACCATATCTTTGGTTTCGAACTTTCTTAAAAAAGCACCATTTGCGATATATTCGATTCCATAATTTGCGTCTTACTTCTGCAACGATTCTAATTAATCAAGGAGTCCAAGCCAAGATAATTTCTGAAAGACTTGGTCACCCAAGTATTTCTACCACGATGAATGTCTACGGGCACGCCCTCCAATCAGCAGATGAAGAAGCTGCTAATAAATTTGAATCCATATTTCAACCCAAAGCATCTGGCACCACAAAATAA
- a CDS encoding tyrosine-type recombinase/integrase, with product MITLALTTGLRRRELVALEWKHIDLETGTIEVKQSISSTVNGSAIITEPKNE from the coding sequence ATGATTACATTAGCTTTGACAACTGGATTAAGGAGAAGAGAATTAGTAGCGCTTGAATGGAAGCATATTGATTTAGAAACAGGAACTATTGAAGTGAAACAAAGCATTTCTAGTACAGTTAATGGATCTGCAATCATTACAGAACCTAAAAACGAATAA
- a CDS encoding YolD-like family protein yields the protein MASKLLDPLVTKFILPEHAEMIRQHHEDKKLIEKPVIEEDELAEFCYRISDSRQYDYALTISWWKETKEGRGVVESAWGWVDKFNSTFKQIKLKNDEDFWWIPV from the coding sequence ATGGCTAGCAAACTACTTGATCCGCTTGTAACAAAATTCATCTTGCCCGAACACGCCGAGATGATACGTCAGCATCACGAGGATAAGAAACTGATTGAGAAACCTGTCATCGAAGAGGATGAGTTAGCCGAGTTTTGCTATCGGATATCTGACTCACGTCAGTATGACTATGCTCTTACAATTAGCTGGTGGAAAGAGACAAAAGAGGGCAGAGGCGTGGTAGAATCCGCTTGGGGATGGGTAGATAAGTTTAATTCAACGTTTAAACAGATCAAGTTGAAGAATGATGAGGATTTCTGGTGGATACCTGTTTAG
- a CDS encoding macrolide family glycosyltransferase: protein MARVLYVTIPAEGHVNPTLGLVKQLVDNGEEVVYMCSEEYRARLAQTGAQFLAYQLDEQKFKDLGFNPTEFRHPLQFTDFMLRGIIEPHIPEILRQVENDSFDYVIFDSLFGWGGEILGKKLGIPTICSVTNFAFAGPLNKIVEEIDVGDLDVEALYERVTKTAQSIASACNVAVPAIEDITRQYGQIKIVFTSRDFQPDADKLDDSYMFTGPSITPRLDTPSFPLEQLRAQYDKVIYISMGSILNKDIEFYKLCFEALQDIPAQFVLSSGQGTDMSSLEDGIPHNFIIEPYVPQLEVLQQADAFITHAGMNSASEALYYNVPLVMIPLSSDQPMVAKQVEEFGAGITLDKSQLTPEALKSALLQVLNEPTYKQHAKQIGDSFRDAGGYKEAASRIMTLFSKV from the coding sequence GTGGCACGCGTATTGTATGTAACGATTCCAGCAGAAGGTCACGTTAATCCTACATTAGGATTAGTGAAGCAGCTAGTCGACAATGGAGAAGAAGTCGTCTATATGTGTTCAGAAGAATATCGGGCTAGGCTTGCCCAGACTGGGGCACAATTTTTGGCCTATCAATTGGATGAACAAAAATTTAAAGATCTTGGTTTTAATCCAACAGAATTTAGACATCCGCTTCAATTCACCGATTTTATGCTGCGAGGCATTATTGAACCACATATTCCGGAAATCTTGAGGCAGGTAGAGAACGATTCTTTTGACTACGTAATTTTTGACTCCTTATTTGGTTGGGGAGGGGAAATTTTAGGGAAAAAGTTAGGTATTCCGACTATTTGCTCCGTTACAAACTTTGCTTTTGCTGGGCCTCTAAACAAAATTGTAGAAGAGATTGATGTAGGAGATTTAGATGTAGAAGCACTTTATGAAAGAGTAACGAAGACAGCGCAGAGCATCGCTAGTGCATGTAACGTAGCTGTACCTGCCATTGAAGATATTACTCGCCAGTATGGTCAAATTAAGATTGTATTTACAAGCCGTGATTTCCAACCAGATGCTGATAAGCTTGACGATAGCTATATGTTTACTGGACCTTCCATTACACCGCGTCTTGATACTCCTTCATTTCCGCTTGAACAACTTCGAGCTCAATATGACAAAGTTATATACATTTCCATGGGCAGTATTTTGAACAAAGATATAGAATTTTACAAACTTTGCTTTGAAGCCCTTCAAGACATCCCGGCTCAATTTGTGTTATCGAGCGGTCAAGGCACGGATATGAGTTCGTTAGAGGACGGTATTCCACATAATTTTATCATTGAGCCGTATGTTCCCCAGTTAGAGGTGCTTCAGCAAGCGGATGCTTTTATTACACATGCCGGCATGAATAGTGCAAGTGAAGCTCTCTATTATAATGTACCACTTGTCATGATTCCATTAAGCTCAGACCAACCAATGGTTGCGAAGCAGGTAGAGGAGTTCGGGGCTGGTATAACTCTAGATAAGAGTCAGCTTACCCCTGAAGCTTTGAAATCCGCTTTGTTGCAAGTGTTGAACGAACCCACTTATAAACAACATGCTAAACAGATAGGCGATTCCTTCCGTGACGCTGGCGGGTATAAAGAAGCCGCAAGTCGTATTATGACTTTGTTTTCTAAAGTATAA
- a CDS encoding DNA adenine methylase, giving the protein MILNYDHNVPHMIKYMGSKRKMLDQVIMAIGSVHNSENTPVCDLFAGSSVLSGALRNCLPMISNDIQQYSGVLAKAYLGDYHWEQYSNITKEIIDRAVEHVNAFRRDYPQYQFHYNKELSRQEFVDLEIAQQELINEDFQDRPYHLYTKYYSGTYWSFDQCLWIDGLRKAIDYYQVENPSVYYGALASLMFAMSYTSQSTGHYAQYREANTDSSMKDISIYREREVVPYFVKKMGDFQQMLGPNTRNHQVYAEDYMDCLDRVPNGTTVYADPPYCFVHYSRFYHAIETLVRYDYPSVRYKGRYRNDRHQSPFCIRTQVRDAFVRMFLKIREIEGQLVLSYSNTGMISLPDLLDLAVESFGQTYIIEPSYFEYVHSTMGRKEDKSREVNEAIIVVRRV; this is encoded by the coding sequence ATGATATTAAACTATGACCACAATGTTCCCCATATGATTAAATATATGGGATCAAAAAGAAAAATGTTAGATCAAGTTATTATGGCAATTGGCTCCGTACACAACTCTGAAAATACTCCTGTTTGTGATTTGTTTGCTGGATCAAGTGTTCTATCCGGTGCATTGCGGAATTGCTTACCAATGATCTCAAATGACATACAACAATATTCAGGTGTGCTAGCGAAAGCATATCTAGGCGATTATCACTGGGAACAATATTCTAATATTACGAAAGAGATTATAGACCGAGCTGTCGAACATGTTAATGCTTTTCGACGCGATTATCCTCAGTATCAGTTCCATTATAATAAGGAATTGTCGAGACAGGAATTTGTCGATTTAGAAATAGCTCAACAAGAGCTTATAAATGAGGATTTCCAGGATAGACCGTATCATTTATATACAAAATATTATTCCGGAACTTATTGGTCTTTTGATCAGTGCCTTTGGATTGACGGATTACGTAAGGCAATAGACTACTATCAGGTTGAGAATCCTTCTGTTTATTATGGAGCTCTTGCTAGTCTCATGTTTGCTATGTCTTACACATCCCAGAGTACAGGGCATTATGCACAATACAGAGAAGCTAATACGGATTCCTCAATGAAAGACATTTCCATATATAGGGAGAGAGAGGTGGTTCCGTATTTCGTGAAAAAGATGGGAGATTTTCAACAAATGCTTGGACCCAACACCCGAAATCATCAGGTTTATGCAGAAGATTATATGGATTGCCTAGATCGCGTACCAAATGGAACCACCGTATATGCTGATCCACCATATTGTTTTGTTCATTACTCTAGATTCTATCACGCAATTGAAACATTAGTAAGATATGACTACCCATCAGTTAGATATAAAGGTAGATACAGAAATGATAGGCATCAGTCACCGTTTTGTATACGAACTCAGGTGAGAGATGCCTTCGTAAGAATGTTTCTTAAGATTAGAGAGATTGAAGGTCAGTTGGTTCTAAGCTACAGTAATACAGGAATGATAAGTTTGCCCGATCTTCTAGATTTAGCTGTAGAATCTTTTGGTCAAACTTATATTATTGAACCATCTTACTTCGAATATGTTCATAGTACGATGGGGAGAAAAGAAGATAAGAGCCGCGAAGTAAATGAAGCTATTATAGTAGTCAGGAGGGTTTAG
- a CDS encoding McrB family protein, whose product MLEDLKVSLTKFGVIEVIDIIKNDQLKGYLDGTYEASHKINRPQINAALGVTETDPSTVPTYWKEISNFPELIELFCLVAVIFSHYELIRKFKESRSEVMKGVLHKDSFSDVKVFTNVRRLLLHSGAAPFTAERSDNVPYDFSPLLANGKVGRLIKQLLFDRLKKIKWKDKPDLEESEFYRSFNDQCVFYGFHEVFNVTDDQMIRWFDGEDIILADWVDNTISNNWQSKLVQVDTHLLLSLATKPFLILTGSSGTGKTYGIRRLASLLNPTNDTHFNVIFIAVEAGWKDGRHLIGYKNPFGEKGEVYQPTPLINMLLKASSGTYQNIPFFVLFDEMNLSHVEMYFAKFLALLETARHKGLHNQPLLSKNDLELLLKYFENNSEYTSYILEAIEFGGLYIPQNVFFVGTVNIDETTYMFSPKVLDRAFVIEMNTSPPSSLRDNTSSTITVAELSIVQVNSFLLEGGFRAFRKSLLGDEFEGLNINGETVVVPSSGLNFMEEAYKIMSSYPFGYRIVTECMDYYIKALHLQRILGGSLNWIIDENNLFDEMLMQKILPKLHGNRKQLSKTLSELQVFCRKGNEVRFPKTLKKVMAMENQLMTLGYSGFVC is encoded by the coding sequence TTGCTCGAAGATTTAAAGGTTTCATTAACGAAATTTGGAGTTATTGAAGTAATTGATATTATAAAAAATGATCAATTGAAGGGGTATTTAGATGGAACTTATGAAGCTTCACATAAGATTAATCGTCCTCAAATAAATGCTGCATTAGGTGTTACTGAAACCGATCCCTCAACAGTACCAACATACTGGAAGGAAATCAGTAACTTTCCTGAGTTGATTGAGTTATTCTGTCTTGTGGCTGTAATATTTTCACATTATGAGCTTATTAGGAAGTTTAAAGAATCTCGTTCTGAAGTAATGAAAGGTGTGCTTCATAAAGACAGCTTCTCTGATGTTAAAGTGTTTACTAATGTTCGGAGATTACTTTTGCACTCGGGAGCCGCTCCATTTACAGCTGAAAGATCCGACAATGTTCCTTACGATTTCTCGCCCTTACTTGCTAACGGCAAAGTTGGTAGATTAATAAAACAATTATTGTTTGATCGGCTGAAGAAAATTAAATGGAAAGATAAACCCGACCTTGAGGAAAGTGAATTTTATCGTTCTTTTAATGACCAATGTGTGTTTTATGGTTTTCATGAAGTGTTTAACGTGACAGATGATCAAATGATACGTTGGTTTGATGGAGAGGATATTATACTTGCTGATTGGGTAGATAATACCATAAGTAATAATTGGCAAAGTAAACTTGTACAAGTGGATACTCATCTATTACTGTCTTTGGCGACAAAACCTTTCTTGATTCTGACCGGATCAAGTGGAACTGGTAAGACATATGGTATCCGTAGGTTAGCATCTCTACTTAATCCAACTAATGATACCCATTTTAACGTTATCTTCATAGCGGTGGAAGCTGGATGGAAAGATGGGCGCCATTTGATCGGTTATAAGAATCCATTTGGAGAAAAGGGAGAAGTTTATCAACCCACACCTTTAATCAATATGTTATTGAAAGCAAGCTCGGGAACATATCAGAATATCCCTTTCTTTGTTCTATTCGATGAAATGAATTTATCTCATGTTGAAATGTATTTTGCAAAGTTTTTAGCACTTTTGGAAACTGCGAGACATAAAGGGCTTCATAATCAACCTTTGCTTTCAAAAAATGACTTGGAGCTTTTGCTTAAATATTTTGAAAATAATTCTGAGTATACTTCTTATATTCTAGAAGCGATTGAATTTGGTGGATTATATATACCGCAAAACGTATTTTTTGTAGGTACTGTAAATATTGACGAAACAACCTATATGTTTTCTCCAAAGGTACTTGATCGTGCTTTTGTTATTGAAATGAATACATCGCCACCCTCCTCCTTAAGAGATAACACATCTTCTACTATAACAGTGGCTGAATTATCAATAGTACAAGTTAATTCCTTTTTATTAGAGGGAGGCTTCAGGGCATTTAGAAAATCATTATTAGGCGATGAATTTGAGGGTTTAAATATAAATGGTGAGACTGTAGTAGTTCCATCGAGTGGACTTAACTTCATGGAAGAGGCTTATAAGATTATGTCCTCTTATCCGTTTGGATACCGTATTGTAACAGAATGTATGGATTATTATATCAAAGCTCTCCATCTACAAAGGATTTTAGGAGGCTCATTGAACTGGATCATTGATGAAAATAACCTATTTGACGAAATGTTAATGCAAAAGATATTGCCTAAGTTGCACGGTAATCGAAAGCAACTTAGCAAAACATTGAGTGAGCTTCAAGTATTCTGTAGGAAAGGGAATGAAGTTCGTTTTCCAAAGACGTTGAAGAAGGTTATGGCTATGGAGAATCAGCTTATGACGTTAGGATATAGTGGCTTTGTATGCTGA